The genomic DNA AACAGGCAACTGCACAGTGCAGCATGTGATGGACCACGCTCAGGCTCCGGAAAACGCGGTGCGTTCAGGTCGCCCTGTGATTGATCGGCGCAGTTGTCGCAAAGTTTCCCGAATTGCCAATTTTCGCACGCGTCCGGCCCGGTTCCctccatatacacacacacacacacacacacacacacacacacacactattaaagtGCAGCACTGAAACCCTTCCACACTACTCCTGCATCATGCATTATTACATGTTAATGGGTTGGGGGGGCATACTGTAGCCACGTGACCACAGCAGTCCAGTTCTGGATTGGTGACATTTGAACCCCTGTATCCGGACCCTCTAGTTCTCAGGATGTTTTGAGTCCGAGCGCAGCAGGATTAAAGTGTTCAGGTGGTCAGGTGGTCGCAAAGGAAGGGCGGGTGGATCAGCCTGTGGACTGTGGACACAGTGTCAAACGAAAATGTCCACACCGACGTCCAGACGGAATAGCTGCCGTGGAGTTGCGTGTGGCAGCCGGTCGTCATCAGAGTGCCATGTCCGCCGCCGGGCCTCCAGCTGTTCCTACTTCTCCTCTGGAGCGCAAGCCGAAGACTTCTCCGTCAGTCTGAGCCAGCCGATGTTTACTATAACGCTTCGGTTTTTGCTGGCCATAGATCTGTGGCTGTCCAAGCGGATCGGGGTGTGCGCCTGCGAGGAGTCTCTATTGGGCAGCATACGGCCCCTGGTGCGGCTGGTGGAGGTCTCCGGACACATCATCCCGTGGCTCATCGGCACTGTGTACACTCTGCTCCGGGGGGAGAGTGTGGCAGAGCAGGAGGTCATGCTGAATTTGGCCCTGGGTGAGcgaatgtgttttttatttggctgaATAAGAATGACTCCAGGAGGGTTATAGATGCCAACACTGGTTTGGATTCCTGCCTTCGAATAAGGAATACACGTtcatgtgcatgtacatgtactTTATTCAGTCAAGTACCCCCTTCTTAAAGCTGCCATCTATGATCAACAGATAactattttattgatttaatatGCACATTTAGGCTGCAACAGCTTTCTCCCTTCTTACATTTGGCACGCCAGTTTGGAAAATCTTCAAATAAACGTCTTTATTTAGGAAATTAACTTTCCTTAACGCAGAAGCCTTACATGGAACACAATAGGCTAATATATTAAACTGCTATCATTTGCTATAAGCTGTTCACGCACCTGTTATATTTATCACCACAAAGCTGCGGGTACAAGCCGATGCGTTATTACGCACATTTGTGCCAATTCCAAAGGGAAGCCTTGTGAGGGCCAAGTGAAGGTCATCGGTGGCTACGTTAATACAGTTAATGGCCATTGAAATAGACCAGAGCCGCATCTGTCCACCCAAGTGTCAAATAATGTATTAGTGGCGTTTGTGCGTCCGCGTGACCGAGCGAGAAGCGCAGCCATGGAAAGTTTTCTTCTTTGGGCCGCAGCTGATAGCATGTAGAGGGACATGATGCTGAGGCTGTCTTTGCACGTGTAGATTATATTTGTTGGCTGACAGCTATGAGATCAAGTCCTGTGCTGTTATACTGTATTGTGCTGTGGGGAAATACCACAGCTATTTTTGGCACATAATAGCCTGTTGGATGCCACCGTGTTTTGGAGATACAATCCTTTACAGATCAGTTACAACCCAATACTCTACTCCCTACAACCTTGTCTTTTTACACTTTCAGTAAGAGggatttttgtaaaaaaaaaacaaaacaaaacaaaaaaagtgcgTTATTAATGACTTTGTAACTGCATTATTACCAAATAGAAAGTATAGGCACCAGCCAAGTGGATTTTCCACAAAACCTGTTTGTATTAATAGCTTATAACggatctataaagcattagaaAGTAATTTGTTGACCCTTAATAAAGCCAGTAGTTACCACTTATGAATCATTTCTAAAGGGTGTCCTGTTAGAAAGTGATACACAGAGTTGAAGATAAATACATCAGAGGGATAGAAAACTGTTCAATAAAGAACATGGAGTAAGGTAGAGAAGCTGCCGAGTGATAGCCTAGAACGAATTACTATAAAAAGCGATTGCTGTGAGGGAAAATGTTGAAAGTGAGTTACTTTTTCAAAAGGTGAGTTTTTGGCCTGTAATGCTGAACCATTgctgtatctctctctttcctcctcacagCTCTGTTGTTGGACCTGCTGTTGGTCCGAGTCGTGAAGACTGTGGTCAGACGCCGCAGGCCGGCCCAGAACCGCTCTGACATCCTCTCCACCTTCTTCGTGGAGCGCTACTCCTTCCCCTCGGGCCACGCCACACGTGCGGCTATGTGCGCCCGGTTCCTCCTGGCCCAGCTGGTGGACACAGCCTCCATGCGGGTCCTGGTGGTGGGTTGGGCCGCTCTGGTGAGCCTGTCCCGGCTGCTGCTCGCCAGACACTATGTGACAGATGTGGGCTTTGGCTTGGCTATGGGTTACTGCCAGTACAGTCTAGTAGAAAAGCTGTGGGTGACCTGGGACTGCCTGCAGGACGTGCTGCTCATGCgcctgagagagagactcaaCAGGGTTTATGGTGGACTCTGGATGGCAGATTGGAAACATTaggtttggtgtgtgtgtgtgtgtgtgtgtgagcctgtgcGTGGGGAAAATGtagcatgagtgtgtgtaattCAGAAATTCCCTGCTGTCataaaaactttattatttattggaTTATATCAAAGTTACATCAGtatattttgtttatctgtatctgtttttatgtgtatttgtttgtgttcttgttttatatatatttttttaaagaatggaATGGATGGCTTGGGTGGTCACTGGTGGATGGGTAGCATATCCCTATTCAGATTCACATGCAGCTTGTTTCCACAACAGTGTTGATGATGCATGGACTTGCTGAAACCAAAGCTGAATTTAATTAGAGCCTTTTTAAAGTCAATTAAAGTAAACTGTGTACCATTTAGATGTAGTTTTGTGTCTTACTGAGACAGCATGTAAGTTTGTGTGAGTATGAAAACTTAAAGTACTGTATGTGGTGGCACAATGTCTCATAAGGGGTGTGTGGTTTTGTATTGAGCGGAAACAATCCATAGTGTGAACActagcggtgtgtgtgtgtgtgtgtgtgtgtgtgtgtgtgtgtgtgtgtgtgtgtgtgtgggcgggtgggtgggtgggggtcactctcactcacactcaccaAAGTTTCCATCAGCTGCTACTGCTGAGTCTCCTGACTGCCATTATGATACATCCCATCTCTTCTTACAGCGTGTTAATCTGTGCTGCCTACCACCATCTTCAACATGCCATTACAATTTCCAgactaaagtaaagtacaatacGTGGTGATTTTTTTGCGGTTTCGCCTTTTAAACTGAGAAACCAGAGAGCAGACAAGTCCTTTTGCTGGCGCATGGTTGGAGCAGAATAAACCCTTTGTGCAGATGCAAACAGTTTTCCACAGAGGGCAGTACATAATAAGAATATGGCTGCAAATGGAAACATGGGGGCTTGTACAGGATGTAGCTCGTTCAGGAGTTTTTCACCAATACAGGGTGTTGGGTCAAGACACAGAGACTGGACGTGTGATTATACTGAACAGTGTGTGAAATTTCACACATGCTAAAGAAAACAATACTAGGTGTACAAGGAGAGACGGCAACTTCCTTACAGCTTCATAGCTAGTTAACATTTAACCAGGCTCTCTAGCCTCAGCTAAAATTAGCATAGGCTAACTAACTGCCAAAAACAGGCAATAAGGTGCTAACTTAACACAAACTGTATccataacattaacataacCACATAACTGTCTCCATGACAGTTAACTGAACGGCCCACTTACTGTACTTTTGGTCATCTATGCATACAATAGGTAACGTTTACTTTGATAAGATCCTTTCTAAATGACTGCCAGAtgttgttgctatggtgattAATTGTCTCCTTGATGAGTGTACCTAGTCTTTTCTACAGGGGTTGTACCCATCTGGGCCACAGTGCACTACAAAGCCAAACTGGAGTAACAACACATGGTCAAAACTGAGTTAAAACCCCATTCTGTACATTTTGCCGGAACTACAAAACACTACAAACCACAGTGACTGCACTCCAGCTTGTTGAGGTTAGCCAGAATGCAGTCACAGCTAGCCTTAGCTAAAGCTAATTTACTGAATATTTCTAACCTGTTTCCTATAAttgaaaaatctattttgatGCTCCACCATCTTAGTAATTGTTTGTGATACACGCATAAGGAAGAGGCTAAATCCAACTATTAACAACGAAAAAAAAGTAGCAACTGATAAACTAGTCCTGCTACAAGCTAACTAGCCTAGCTTAGATATTCTCAGCTTCACTGTTTCTGTAGTTACTGCTGTCTTCCTTTGTGAGGCAGCACAGGTGCATCATTTATACTACTGACAACAtctgaatattttaaatgataGCCAAGATGATCGTTGAATGTTAAGTTTAATGTCTCCGTTTGTGAATGAATCTGAATATGTAGGTAGGTCCCCACACAAATATTGTCTCAAGCTTTGTCATGTTTTGGGGAAAACATTTAGGATCAAAGGTCAATGACACTCTTGGTCACTTTGTGAAAGGCCACAGCCAGCCTCCAGTTCAGTGGCTCACATATTTTAAGTTCAGTATCTTGAATTCAGCCGAGATTGTTAGACACCATTGCCGTATTAGGCACCCTAATGTAGCTAACTCAGAccatatttaataatatattaaatcTAATTACTATGAACCctttcataaaacacacaaagcaaacatttcatacatatttaatacatttaatacataTACAAGCATACAATAGGAGTCTTCCTGCACGTGGAAAAGATAGTATACACACTTAATTGCTGTATCCAAATTGCCCAAACATTATTATCAGATATTATTAGCCCAGTTTATTAGGACTGGCATGTGCATATTTTTTGAagcacttcattcattcaccagCGTGGCTAAGTAAAGTCAAAGAACTtaaataacatgaaaatgtattaacagataacaaaaatatttcaatttcaaaccaTGATTGCTGTTCATATTGAGATCATCAGGGGGTCTATCATAGCTACATCAATctgctttattattatatttctgtgGCCATAATAGATCTTATTTACAATAGTAATAgaaaaaatagattttaatgATGCAGGCCTTGCAATAACGTCTGTTCAATGCAAGTTATCATATGCTTTATCTCATTCTCTTGCTCTTGCATCAGCACAGTCCTGTAAACAGCAGTTGCTCTCCGTCTGTGTGCTCTCTAGCTGCTGCCATGGCTGGACCGGCCCAGTCTGATGTCATAGGTGACCATGTGGAAGTTGTCCCAAGCGTACAGCTGCCTCTGGGCGTGGTTGTAGTCCACCATGCTGTTGTAGCGGTACTTGTTCTTGAAGGGCACAGCTGCAGCCCACCCCTCACCGGTGGCCGTGTCGAACACGTAGTTGATGGTGGTGTTGGGTGCAGTGTAGCTGGCCACCGTGTACAGACGTCCACACACCATGAAAGCATTGGCCACTGTGTTCTTCCTGACGTTGGTCTCCCAgctcttcttcacctccagGCTCTCGGGATCCAGCTGGGAGATCACTATTGCACCCTTTGCCTTGCTCGTGCTGTAGATGGCCCACAGGCCCTGTTCGTCCGCAGCTAGGTCGATGTCAGTGTAGCCACCCCAGGAATAAGGGTGCTGGCCGTGGAAGCCAGCGTGAGGCAGGTCCAGGCGCGACGCCAGGCTCTCAGAGGCCAGGTCGTAACGGATCAGGGTACGACTGCGTCTGCGCTGGTAGTAGAGGGAGCCGCGGTACATGGTTGCCCCTGTGCTCTCCACAGGCTCTGGCAGGACCAGGACCTTCATAGGGAAGCCCCGGGAGAATTGATCCATGTCTTCATATGCAAAGAGCTGACGGACATCTTTACCCACTGTGTCGATACGCCACACAGTCTTGTTGGAGTAACTGGGGCCCTGAGGCTCGGGATCCTGCAGCCACACTCCATACTTCCCTGTGATACTGTCAGCCTTCCTGTGCAGCACAGGATCTCCCACTGACTGCAGCTCTCCACAAcctggagaaagaaaagcaatttAAACTTCTTCAACTTCTTTTGCAACAACACCCCACCACTAGGCCAATTTGGGCAGCTACGCTAACATCAGTGAAACCCAGACTTTACCTGTGAAGTTGTGATTTCCTTCAGGAAGGAGGTGGGATGCTGGAACCTCTGTTACTTCAGCCTTCA from Enoplosus armatus isolate fEnoArm2 chromosome 14, fEnoArm2.hap1, whole genome shotgun sequence includes the following:
- the LOC139296420 gene encoding polyisoprenoid diphosphate/phosphate phosphohydrolase PLPP6-like → MSTPTSRRNSCRGVACGSRSSSECHVRRRASSCSYFSSGAQAEDFSVSLSQPMFTITLRFLLAIDLWLSKRIGVCACEESLLGSIRPLVRLVEVSGHIIPWLIGTVYTLLRGESVAEQEVMLNLALALLLDLLLVRVVKTVVRRRRPAQNRSDILSTFFVERYSFPSGHATRAAMCARFLLAQLVDTASMRVLVVGWAALVSLSRLLLARHYVTDVGFGLAMGYCQYSLVEKLWVTWDCLQDVLLMRLRERLNRVYGGLWMADWKH
- the LOC139297048 gene encoding myocilin-like; translation: MWLQMSLLCLSCLTLSSQSQAQDQASLRRSNDHAGRCHYTFTVASPEESSCSGSSMKPEMDGVSSRLTLLEALVSQLIAGADGGTGAGIRATGEEGLQEAYSQVTGERNQLQQDKDRLNRQVQELQRRLAELSQEAESLRQKPCQQTHTSGGTQRENRPASDPAYDFGNGAYQEMKAEVTEVPASHLLPEGNHNFTGCGELQSVGDPVLHRKADSITGKYGVWLQDPEPQGPSYSNKTVWRIDTVGKDVRQLFAYEDMDQFSRGFPMKVLVLPEPVESTGATMYRGSLYYQRRRSRTLIRYDLASESLASRLDLPHAGFHGQHPYSWGGYTDIDLAADEQGLWAIYSTSKAKGAIVISQLDPESLEVKKSWETNVRKNTVANAFMVCGRLYTVASYTAPNTTINYVFDTATGEGWAAAVPFKNKYRYNSMVDYNHAQRQLYAWDNFHMVTYDIRLGRSSHGSS